One window of the Babesia microti strain RI chromosome IV, complete genome genome contains the following:
- a CDS encoding hypothetical protein (overlaps_old_locusTagID:BBM_III08400), translating into MSSISLMPQSNNSSTNSPTNSLNTGHNSHISSNNSLTSTVKTQNAPTNTPNYLATTSLANIPLKTESNLPPFPPLSPGNTLTFSPNSLLNNTLPQPINGVLPRPPMPFQAHLQLVTSALMLLNSLEKNNPEFAKVYAHHLGLVKQAKTTSELEKYYFLIFALKYREQHKEENILPELVSKLTFMANNTDSKLPDCIDTTGGVVFDEFWGSGNLVSGRPLGRWVACWEHNGRYFRRGFPVALFGYNGAKELAESYWVERKRAIQLSTHNMDVEPVKVKKIKVQNRVPKQQPNKISEDSGDLLRFDQTNGKWYFESLDGKQYFNTQQEAIEAFRAMRIKVLKSYTECQMPGVNFEKNRICWCVSHWVPSKKVRRNRYFNINKYGWKRAKSLAITYKQLVDKMEGEEPSEKMVFEQADPNNTMPNFIIAILEEIRYKPMSLSEDRRSDKLSSAAITSSGTTPIPMVENISDELVSRSSNIEPKVQTTQQIHGIGSPKSTHAPSHTPFVSNFQLPISPDTAPSVAGSTLLSSSPKSQSLPQPHPNFQTMYLPYQQQLHTQIPHQNSQFVNANPNMITKHTVTTNASAGGKPSIKFVQKGTLPHEGEWEVTWTYGGNEMNRKFSTYHMGPEDAKNMAFIFLSQLQSQHSSTHIHCPQH; encoded by the coding sequence CTGGTCACAACTCacatatatcatcaaataattcattaacATCAACAGTAAAGACCCAAAATGCCCCTACAAACACACCGAACTACTTGGCAACAACTTCCCTTGCCAATATACCTCTTAAAACGGAGTCAAATCTCCCCCCCTTTCCCCCCCTCTCTCCCGGCAATACCCTTACCTTTTCACCCAATTCTCTCCTAAACAACACCCTCCCCCAACCCATAAATGGAGTGTTGCCTAGACCCCCCATGCCATTCCAGGCTCATTTACAACTCGTTACAAGCGCTCTCATGCTGCTGAATAGTTTGGAAAAAAATAACCCCGAGTTTGCAAAAGTATACGCTCACCACTTGGGACTAGTAAAACAAGCGAAGACAACGTCAGAACTTGAAAAATACTATTTTCTAATATTCGCATTGAAATATCGGGAACAACATAAGGAGGAGAATATACTACCAGAACTAGTGTCAAAATTGACATTCATGGCAAATAACACCGATTCCAAGTTACCTGACTGCATCGACACCACAGGAGGAGTTGTATTTGACGAATTTTGGGGTTCAGGAAATTTAGTTTCTGGCCGTCCTTTGGGCCGCTGGGTTGCTTGTTGGGAACATAATGGCAGATACTTCAGGCGTGGATTCCCCGTAGCTTTATTTGGCTACAATGGGGCCAAAGAATTGGCTGAAAGCTACTGGGTCGAACGAAAACGTGCGATACAGCTATCCACGCATAATATGGATGTTGAACCTGTTAAAGTTAAGAAGATTAAGGTACAAAATAGAGTTCCGAAGCAGCAGCCAAACAAGATTAGCGAGGATTCTGGCGATTTGCTTAGGTTTGACCAAACAAATGGAAAATGGTATTTTGAAAGTCTGGATGGTAAACAGTATTTCAATACACAACAGGAAGCAATCGAAGCATTTAGGGCTATGAGGATAAAGGTTTTGAAGAGTTACACTGAATGTCAGATGCCCGGTGTCAATTTCGAGAAAAATCGTATCTGCTGGTGCGTTTCACATTGGGTACCAAGTAAAAAAGTACGACGTAACAGATATTTcaacataaataaatatggGTGGAAAAGGGCTAAATCACTAGCCATCACTTACAAGCAATTGGTGGACAAAATGGAGGGGGAAGAGCCCAGCGAAAAAATGGTTTTCGAACAAGCAGATCCAAATAACACAATGCCAAATTTCATAATCGCTATTCTAGAGGAGATTAGATACAAGCCAATGTCGTTATCTGAAGATCGTAGAAGCgacaaattatcatcagcTGCAATTACATCATCTGGTACCACACCTATACCTATGGTTGAGAATATATCGGATGAACTGGTTTCTAGGAGTTCAAATATAGAACCGAAAGTGCAGACAACACAGCAAATTCATGGAATTGGCTCACCAAAGTCCACCCACGCCCCATCACACACTCCTTTTGTATCAAATTTCCAATTGCCCATTTCCCCAGATACTGCACCTTCCGTAGCGGGATCTACCCTTTTGTCTTCAAGCCCAAAGTCACAATCGCTGCCTCAACCGCATCCAAATTTTCAGACAATGTACCTTCCATATCAGCAGCAATTGCATACACAGATTCCCCATCAAAATTCACAATTCGTAAATGCAAATCCAAACATGATCACCAAACACACGGTTACTACTAATGCGAGTGCCGGTGGCAAACCCAGCATAAAATTTGTGCAAAAGGGGACACTACCACACGAGGGCGAATGGGAAGTGACCTGGACGTACGGAGGAAATGAGATGAATCGGAAATTTAGCACATACCACATGGGGCCTGAAGACGCCAAAAATATGGCTTTTATATTCCTATCCCAATTGCAATCGCAACATTCATCAACCCACATCCACTGCCCCCAGCATTAA
- a CDS encoding translation initiation factor eIF-3 subunit 9 (overlaps_old_locusTagID:BBM_III08415), whose translation MSYYIGVIPTMLKVTLEDLPRDGDSCLLDFISDDEYDEEEVLRKCSEREELITLADGFPETIIFVGLPIVGREKYNRLVEVVNRSLNKDFAAKQLRLSQPFTLEIPQDDNGQTQGVGFITCAKADEAIRILPHVKGFRLDASHTFNAVMIDNYDFIISNQNTCKSPLTNFGFTREEFRMWLLDPKSREQFVIRYQDETEIHWWDPVEREPIMHYDGSRERAEGKRLWTDSRVQWSNHGLYLVTFHKKGICLYAGDKFERKVRCEHNNVKHISFSPGDEYILTWDGTPHNPENDKAICIWQVITGDLLRSFPTPPISPKGSEFPHFLWNYNGTMIAKMEKNDETSSLCVYSLPSMTLVPNAQGKKTRLLYAAEKFDWSPSDNIISIVIPGTFNTPARLVLVEMPSRVELASRNIYNVCGASMHWQERGDYLCLKTIVMKKTGKRGKKQFNQLEIFKLREKNIPVDTIQIEGAVVKQMHWEIGVLEGSRRFALIVKDEETGSHSIRFYRIRDTGSISDTVWITTFDVTSHLNHMEWSPAGNYFVLGCLGAEGTLLFCFLNDNDKVEVIHKDEHFMVNSIRWSSCGRYVSTCVCVPMPSLGGPASTATFRFSAEAGYCIWGFQGKLMYKVKKEGLYSFDFRPHPPSLLPREEIEKIKKNIKTYSKRYDAIDEQARTEQKNACRAKRQANIDSFKQIINSLLEWHAQDVLYQEYENAWVSFDAQFQWEDSEYVIQQVLDTREEFVS comes from the exons ATGTCATATTATATAGGAGTGATCCCCACTATGCTCAAGGTTACGCTTGAAGACTTGCCCCGAG ACGGTGATTCATGTCTTCTAGACTTCATTTCTGACGACGAGTATGATGAGGAGGAGGTTTTGCGCAAATGTTCAGAACGCGAGGAACTCATCACGCTTGCTGATGGTTTTCCAGAAACTATCATAT TTGTGGGTCTTCCTATTGTAGGAAGAGAAAAGTATAACAGATTAGTAGAGGTTGTAAATAGGTCACTGAACAAAGATTTTGCGGCCAAAC AGTTGAGGCTTAGTCAGCCCTTTACCCTCGAAATACCACAGGACGATAATGGCCAGACACAAGGCGTGGGATTCATCACATGTGCCAAAGCTGATGAGGCAATACGAATTTTACCTCATGTAAAAGGTTTCAGATTGGATGCCTCTCACACTTTTAAC GCCGTGATGATTGATAATTATGACTTCATCATTTCCAATCAAAATACATGCAAATCTCCATTGACAAATTTCGGATTCACTAGGGAAGAATTTAGGATGTGGCTATTAGATCCCAAGAGCAGGGAACAATTTGTCATTCGATACCAA GATGAAACTGAGATTCACTGGTGGGATCCAGTGGAACGGGAGCCAATTATGCATTACGATGGTAGTCGTGAAAGGGCTGAAGGGAAACGACTATGGACAGATTCCCGAGTACAGTGGAGTAATCATGGTCTTTACCTCGTTACCTTCCATAAAAAGG GGATTTGTCTATATGCAGgtgacaaatttgaaagGAAAGTACGTTGCGAGCATAACAATGTCAAacatatatcattttcacCCGGGGATGAATACATTCTTACATGGGATGGAACTCCCCACAACCCAGAAAATGACAAGGCAATCTGCATTTGGCAAGTTATCACGGGCGATTTGTTACGCAGTTTTCCA ACTCCACCGATTTCCCCTAAGGGTTCCGAATTCCCACATTTTCTGTGGAATTACAATGGCACTATGATTGCCAAAATGGAGAAAAATGATGAAACCTCATCTTTGTGTGTCTATTCCCTGCCCAGCATGACATTGGTCCCTAATGCTCAGGGCAAAAAAACTAGATTGCTTTATGCTGCTGAGAAGTTTGATTGGTCTCCATctgataatataatttccATTGTTATACCCGGGACCTTTAATACACCTG CCCGTTTAGTTCTAGTGGAAATGCCTTCACGAGTGGAACTTGCTTCAAGAAACATTTATAACGTCTGCGGTGCATCCATGCACTGGCAGGAACGCGGTGATTACCTCTGCCTCAAG ACAATCGTGATGAAGAAGACTGGAAAGAGGGGAAAGAAGCAATTTAATCAACTCGagatatttaaattgcGAGAGAAGAACATACCAGTTGACACTATCCAAATTGAGGGGGCTGTGGTCAAGCAAATGCACTGGGAAATTGGTGTTTTGGAAGGGAGTAGGAGATTTGCTTTAATAGTTAAAGATGAAGAAACGGGATCACATTCCATTAGGTTCTATAGGATCAGGGACACCGGAAGTATTTCAGATACAGTT TGGATAACGACATTCGATGTAACATCGCATTTGAATCATATGGAGTGGTCGCCTGCAGGCAATTACTTTGTTTTGGGCTGCCTTGGCGCTGAAGGGACGCTTCTATTCTGCTTCCTCAATGACAATGATAAGGTGGAAGTTATACATAAGGATGAGCATTTCATGGTCAACAGCATTCGTTGGAGTTCATGCGGCCGCTACGTTTCCACATGTGTGTGCGTCCCAATGCCTTCACTTGGAGGCCCCGCTTCCACTGCCACCTTCAGGTTTAGTGCTGAAGCCGGGTATTGTATTTGGGGGTTTCAGGGCAAATTGATGTACAAAGTAAAGAAGGAGGGGTTGTATAGCTTTGATTTCCGTCCACATCCACCTTCATTGTTGCCCAGAGAAGAGATTGAGAAGATCAagaaaaatataaaaacatATTCTAAGCGATATGATGCGATAGACGAACAGGCCAGGACCGAACAGAAGAACGCATGTCGTGCCAAACGCCAGGCGAACATTGATTCatttaaacaaatcatCAATTCACTCCTAGAGTGGCACGCACAGGAT GTACTGTACCAGGAATACGAAAATGCTTGGGTTTCATTTGACGCGCAGTTCCAATGGGAAGACTCCGAATATGTCATACAACAGGTTTTGGATACCCGAGAAGAATTTGTCTcttga
- a CDS encoding large subunit ribosomal protein L37e (overlaps_old_locusTagID:BBM_III08420), giving the protein MGKAGKGTGSFGLRQGKSHFLCNRCGRRAFHVQKKRCASCGYPDKKMRRYNWSLKSIRRHHQGTGRLRHMKTMPRRAKNGFRSGTTPQPQKS; this is encoded by the exons ATGGGTAAAGCTGGTAAAGGCACGGGATCTTTTGGTTTGCGCCAGGGTAAATCTCACTTTCTGTGCAACCGTTGTGGCCGGAGAGCTTTCCATGTGCAGAAAAAGAGATGCGCTTCTTGTG GGTATCCTGACAAGAAGATGAGACGCTACAATTGGTCTCTCAAATCAATTAGACGTCACCACCAGGGAACTGGAAG ACTAAGACATATGAAAACAATGCCACGCCGTGCCAAAAATGGCTTCAGGAGTGGCACAACTCCTCAACCTCAAAAATCGTAA
- a CDS encoding glycine cleavage system H protein (overlaps_old_locusTagID:BBM_III08425) yields the protein MSIRGLCPLIRSFSTLTRYYDQVYLVRLDNSRYKLGLLADKSKWENVVYINLPKHGERIGKGENIASVECDKTVFDIESPVNAKVIAHNEKVLRDNNLLENDPEGEGWLMEVEVAKDDI from the coding sequence ATGTCTATTCGGGGCTTATGCCCTTTAATAAGGTCATTTTCCACACTTACCAGGTACTATGACCAAGTCTACCTAGTACGCCTAGACAATTCCCGATACAAATTGGGATTATTAGCCGATAAAAGTAAATGGGAGAATGTAgtatacataaatttgccaaaacACGGTGAAAGAATTGGCAAGGGGGAAAATATCGCATCAGTAGAATGCGACAAGACAGTATTTGACATAGAATCCCCAGTAAATGCTAAAGTGATCGCACATAACGAGAAAGTACTGAGGGACAACAATTTGCTGGAAAATGATCCGGAGGGGGAAGGCTGGCTAATGGAGGTAGAAGTTGCAAAAGATGATATTTAA
- a CDS encoding hypothetical protein (overlaps_old_locusTagID:BBM_III08430;~overlaps_old_locusTagID:BBM_III08435;~overlaps_old_locusTagID:BBM_III08440), with product MLVKAIATALVLLATKADAFIANNTTNLPLATTRLYQTNQISNDADSDKTNNNDITTGVPKLPDILELQGALDSETPEMKRLQTCENDKFLYEILGKACHDELEVLSRMGLISKLPVETLQEAIIRAREDLRRPKEPNTIVELALYALKYIKSLFNGQTYAKPRDFSLIAKHYHDRIISHGGRVKIPTKYNLNAAPEIEICNPAISDSIFLSNAAVLGYAGPEMYKQLEELPTEILEKVLLVMNNIYKNPMLHSQHVLSQKACAYGWSADSDGLVWKDYTTLWLAKKQSLIAFMRYYPKDIFPTTIPGYLLLHELFTLGTSDERDLATTYCRDMVKSRNFLNKIYSDSLLVKCTISGTIGYIAGQICRKLANYFADNIFGTDSGVGLIIKSKLDPDLLAYALPVVSIIKSLKGNAENLGRGNEEKFAELMNLMEQSLRVDMGKPEQLEQAILTLRNKLPSLQRKLSLNSNDLIAYTLLNMIYLQMLPGLQIGIISGRLLESQKLYKPLERSYLLTLLHLLRLVPLQGECDTEPIETELPAVTDEYHRALPLPREVYFPCLSREAEHLKVYANKRFNETRLECWKTLKMNLEIDKAFIALADRLDTSRWFIFDFASKATVAAFVAAVTRDVYDIVQLLYNDLQIDPTFDTLNGDKEDSNKDGNTVVDKRTAKENVIHTHFSDVLGVYRTEEQMGTDGPLKLPRNERIYDTVAAILECGSDWTRIHHNYLRYPMPRIESSNSTISENTKILSKNDNITTDLTKKLPLVDAKQISAKWDKLATLYGLRDRVVYSNILRAFREITLLKEYQIECVGSTFQIYNLSDIVSDEMRAVVDRYGKDGKVKSSDLPSPIARHLRLLTLASYMGIGEVDALDWSRCLDYPRFRDQLSDILDDLFDQAAITPYKPSAIDSDVLDTLSNSTSRGVVGHDNIYRLLLDPGVWTREDYSSFPTDRVGNDDFISEKELSGVTGELRKFSSRPADIKFHSTVSDMSGNTDKNVTDSSTIGIHTNNVSDPLLGEKENFESNPQCKSNTLSTQLFTNIIPKIDNLLGEHYPGRLMFVNTLVQLLRSRVIVLKKAMKASRDMRDPYLSSQHINCLLNVRQTLKMLCHYYDLPMRYRIKNALLDNFHPHNPPDLTPSIHSDTMATASRDIDLDDPPPPPTLQELANRKYFREMKKLLTTKIYHHDSKIPYFEQQKQLKRLKEGKEMDENFKFDPDHIFVGREKHDQPIYNVDSDDESNATPNDEIADKIYPLGFGKAAALDKIYKSPILSPSDEFYLAVAYTLVYPQQADKLPLVLKMLGNTDQLVRIEAAKSYLRKSLATFSDYDLSKFNISEYETWVANQVYEETCLVAGGVNLTEHLDNPAGCNDGIYQPWKPQVSNRLEHYYATKEPDNMQHLDKAAAYLKVSAHDRSMIHDKVFWRVYLNAPHAMKSQISSKLGLTTSVTNVVDLELQYKDFHNNYFCEAKALIGDPGKLVEACHNMLAKMEKLGVLRKDGSPKFSLSGTDNFEFYQAYILALIELNMEFENVEKLGNVLGYFGKDLVDQLQNIGTKMYLKYLKDHFGTKLEKDCLKPLEKYNRLFQLSHDDLENIVKIHRTNLVFDEYSPESGWDDLVRVKEIVEPGCIGEYFGLDNTRSQQWLINILNESVGEYGLSDFIRFNGHGGLASDRAYDWHNGNALESRIAMALDTLVMDKDHLLDSALEIAIEANNYIHQCIEQAGRMNFVEACQELSVTLKRLSLLNNSQFRDVQKYLRTETSHRPLLDVLQYLKSELDDRDMARCKELIVGCVPINCAR from the exons ATGCTCGTCAAGGCCATAGCCACAGCCCTAGTTCTGTTGGCAACTAAAGCGGATGCCTTTATCGCAAATAacacaacaaatttacccCTAGCCACGACCAGATTATACCAAACCAACCAAATTTCTAATGATGCAGACTCTGACAAAACAAACAATAATGATATCACAACGGGCGTGCCAAAGCTGCCAGATATATTGGAATTACAGGGTGCGTTGGATTCGGAAACTCCGGAAATGAAGAGATTACAAACATGTGagaatgataaatttttgtacGAAATACTGGGCAAGGCCTGCCACGACGAGCTTGAGGTTTTGAGCCGCATGGGTCTAATATCGAAGTTGCCTGTTGAAACATTGCAAGAGGCAATAATTAGAGCTAGGGAAGATCTAAGAAGACCAAAAGAACCTAATACAATAGTAGAACTCGCACTATATGCACTAAAGTATATAAAATCGCTGTTTAATGGCCAAACTTACGCTAAACCACGCGACTTTTCACTAATAGCCAAACATTATCACGACAGAATCATTAGCCATGGTGGTCGTGTAAAAATACCTACAAAGTATAACTTGAATGCGGCGCCCgaaattgaaatttgcAATCCTGCTATTTCAGATAGTATTTTTTTATCTAACGCCGCTGTTTTGGGCTATGCTGGTCCAGAAATGTACAAACAACTAGAAGAACTTCCCACTGAAATCCTGGAAAAAGTTTTGCTGGTAATGAACAACATATACAAAAACCCCATGCTACACTCACAACACGTGCTGTCGCAAAAAGCGTGCGCATATGGCTGGTCTGCAGATAGTGACGGATTGGTATGGAAAGATTACACTACACTTTGGCTAGCCAAAAAACAGTCATTGATCGCGTTTATGCGTTATTACCCAAAAGATATTTTCCCCACTACCATACCTGGTTACCTTCTCTTACATGAACTATTTACCCTTGGCACTAGCGATGAAAGAGATTTGGCTACCACGTATTGTAGAGACATGGTCAAATCTAGAAACTTCCTTAACAAGATATATTCTGATAGTTTACTCGTGAAATGCACCATATCTGGAACTATTGGATACATTGCGGGACAAATATGCAGGAAATTGGCAAACTATTTTGCCGATAACATCTTTGGCACTGATAGTGGTGTGGGCTTGATCATAAAATCCAAATTAGACCCAGATTTATTGGCATATGCATTACCAGTTgtttcaattattaaatcattaaagGGAAATGCCGAAAATTTAGGCAGAGGCAATGAAGAAAAATTTGCCGAGCTTATGAATCTAATGGAGCAGTCACTGCGTGTAGATATGGGCAAGCCAGAGCAGCTGGAACAGGCGATATTGACACTAAGAAACAAATTACCATCGTTGCAGCGCAAATTATCTCTGAATTCAAACGATTTAATCGCATATACGCTACTTAATATGATCTACCTTCAGATGCTTCCGGGACTCCAAATAGGGATTATTAGTGGCCGTTTGCTCGAATCACAAAAACTATATAAACCGCTAGAACGATCTTACCTATTAACCTTACTACATCTTTTACGACTGGTACCATTGCAGGGCGAATGTGATACCGAACCCATAGAAACGGAGTTGCCTGCGGTAACTGATGAATATCATAGAGCTTTGCCGCTACCTAGAGAGGTTTACTTTCCTTGCCTGTCAAGGGAAGCTGAACATTTGAAGGTTTATGCTAACAAAAGATTTAACGAAACACGCTTGGAGTGTTGGAAGACACTGAAAATGAACTTGGAAATTGACAAGGCGTTTATAGCCCTGGCGGATAGATTGGACACCAGCAGGTGGTTCATCTTTGATTTTGCTTCCAAAGCCACGGTAGCAGCATTTGTTGCAGCAGTTACTAGGGATGTTTATGATATTGTGCAGTTGCTGTATAACGATTTACAAATAGATCCAACGTTCGACACTTTGAATGGAGATAAAGAAGATTCTAACAAGGACGGTAATACTGTTGTAGACAAACGTACAGCTAAAGAAAATGTCATCCACACCCACTTTAGCGACGTACTGGGGGTATACAGAACTGAGGAGCAGATGGGGACTGATGGGCCACTAAAACTACCCAGAAATGAACGAATCTATGATACAGTGGCGGCTATACTAGAGTGTGGCAGTGATTGGACGCGAATACATCATAACTATCTGAGATATCCTATGCCCAGGATTGAATCTTCCAACTCGACAATTTCTGAAAACACTAAAATTTTGTCTAAAAATGACAATATTACTACTGATTTGACAAAAAAATTGCCTTTGGTGGATGCGAAACAAATTAGCGCCAAATGGGATAAATTAGCAACTCTATATGGACTGAGAGATCGTGTCGTTTATTCCAACATCCTTAGGGCATTTAGAGAAATTACTCTGTTAAAGGAGTACCAGATAGAGTGCGTTGGGTcaacttttcaaatttacaaccTATCTGACATAGTCAGTGATGAAATGAGGGCCGTTGTCGATAGGTATGGTAAGGATGGAAAGGTTAAATCATCAGACCTACCTTCACCAATTGCCAGGCACCTAAGACTTCTTACCTTAGCTTCCTATATGGGCATTGGGGAGGTTGATGCGTTGGACTGGTCTCGGTGCCTGGACTATCCCAGGTTTAGAGACCAACTATCGGATATCCTTGACGATTTGTTTGACCAGGCTGCCATAACACCTTACAAACCTTCAGCAATAGATTCAGATGTGTTAGACACTCTGAGTAATAGTACCAGTAGGGGTGTTGTGGGCCATGACAACATTTACAGGTTGTTATTAGATCCTGGCGTTTGGACTAGGGAGGATTATTCGTCATTTCCGACTGATAGGGTCGgaaatgatgattttatatcgGAAAAGGAATTATCAGGCGTCACTGGCGAACTgagaaaattttcatccaGACCAGCtgatattaaatttcaCAGTACCGTTAGTGATATGTCGGGCAATAcagataaaaatgtcacAGACTCATCAACTATTGGCATTCACACTAACAATGTCAGCGACCCATTATTGGGCGAGAaagaaaattttgaatcaAACCCACAGTGTAAATCAAACACATTATCTACCCAATTGTTTACCAATATAATTCCAAAGATAGACAATTTGCTAGGAGAACACTACCCTGGTAGATTGATGTTTGTAAACACATTAGTTCAATTACTTCGTTCCCGAGTTATAGTACTGAAGAAGGCTATGAAGGCGTCACGCGACATGAGGGATCCATACTTATCATCGCAACATATAAATTGCTTGCTAAATGTCCGCCAGACACTCAAGATGCTTTGCCACTACTACGATCTTCCTATGAGATATCGCATAAAGAACGCGCTGTTAGACAATTTCCACCCTCACAATCCACCAGATTTGACTCCTTCTATTCACAGTGACACAATGGCCACCGCATCGCGCGATATTGATTTGGATGATCCACCTCCCCCGCCTACACTACAGGAGCTGGCAAACAGGAAGTACTTTCGAGAGATGAAGAAGTTATTAACAACCAAAATCTACCACCACGATAGCAAAATACCGTACTTCGAGCAACAGAAGCAACTGAAACGGTTAAAGGAGGGCAAGGAGATGGATGAGAACTTTAAATTTGACCCTGATCACATTTTCGTTGGCCGAGAGAAACACGACCAACCCATCTACAACGTTGACTCCGACGACGAATCAAACGCCACTccaaatgatgaaattgcGGACAAGATTTATCCACTGGGCTTTGGAAAGGCGGCTGCActtgataaaatttacaagtCCCCGATACTCTCACCTTCAGACGAGTTCTACCTGGCCGTCGCGTACACTTTAGTGTATCCGCAGCAAGCGGACAAGCTCCCACTGGTACTAAAAATGCTCGGCAATACTGATCAGTTAGTGCGTATAGAGGCGGCCAAAAGTTATTTGAGAAAGTCCTTGGCCACTTTTTCCGATTATGAcctatcaaaatttaacataaGCG AGTATGAAACTTGGGTGGCAAATCAGGTATACGAGGAAACATGCCTTGTGGCTGGGGGAGTTAATTTGACCGAGCACTTGGACAACCCGGCGGGTTGCAACGATGGCATTTACCAGCCTTGGAAACCACAGGTGTCCAACAGGTTGGAGCACTATTATGCCACTAAGGAACCCGACAATATGCAACACCTAGACAAGGCAGCTGCATATCTAAAGGTTTCTGCGCATGATAGAAGCATGATACACGACAAGGTCTTTTGGCGCGTCTACCTCAATGCTCCTCACGCTATGAAATCCCAGATATCTTCAAAGTTAGGGTTGACGACAAGCGTCACGAATGTTGTAGACTTGGAGCTGCAGTATAAGGATTTCCACAATAACTATTTTTGCGAGGCTAAGGCTCTGATTGGAGACCCGGGCAAGTTGGTAGAAGCATGCCACAACATGCTGGCTAAGATGGAGAAGTTGGGGGTTCTGAGAAAAGATGGATCTCCAAAATTCTCTTTATCTGGCACAGATAACTTTGAATTTTATCAGGCGTACATTCTAGCTCTCATTGAGTTGAACATGGAATTTGAGAATGTGGAAAAGCTGGGGAATGTATTGGGATACTTTGGTAAGGACCTGGTGGATCAGCTGCAAAATATCGGTACCAAGATGTACCTAAAGTATCTAAAGGACCACTTTGGCACTAAACTCGAGAAGGACTGTCTAAAGCCCTTAGAAAAATACAATAGATTGTTTCAGCTCTCCCATGACGACCTTGAAAACATTGTTAAGATTCATAGGACAAACTTGGTATTTGACGAGTATAGCCCAGAGTCTGGCTGGGATGACCTAGTTAGGGTCAAAGAGATTGTCGAACCCGGGTGTATTGGCGAGTATTTTGGCTTGGACAATACCAGATCGCAACAGTGGCTTAT tAACATATTGAACGAATCGGTAGGTGAATACGGTTTGTCGGATTTTATCCGGTTTAATGGACACGGGGGATTGGCTAGCGACAGGGCATATGATTGGCACAATGGAAACGCGCTAGAGTCGAGGATAGCCATGGCACTAGACACTTTGGTGATGGACAAGGATCACCTTTTGGATTCGGCACTGGAAATTGCAATCGAAGCAAACAATTACATTCACCAGTGCATCGAGCAGGCAGGGCGAATGAACTTTGTAGAGGCTTGTCAAGAGCTATCAGTTACACTCAAAAGACTCTCCTTACTGAATAATAGCCAATTTCGCGACGTGCAAAAGTATTTGAGGACCGAAACATCGCATAGACCTTTG CTCGATGTTTTACAGTACCTAAAAAGCGAACTAGACGATAGGGATATGGCACGGTGCAAGGAGTTGATTGTAGGTTGCGTGCCAATAAACTGTGCGCGTTAG